From Triticum urartu cultivar G1812 chromosome 2, Tu2.1, whole genome shotgun sequence, a single genomic window includes:
- the LOC125538612 gene encoding F-box protein At5g39250: MENGFPGEVLKAVFPLLDGKDLVFCMLVCRQWCEIAKDDYFWKCICSRKWPSICKQPPSDTNFQKLYLTFSKPRKTVHLPVPKLTFEDLVFYIDMWLEGSLIFSQAVSGCILRAGLQNTPGGIPDVLVAHLNAADCILMMEVKPKLTVPMGPAITVSVLAHRKDTNKMTCIINTSSFDYIDSNAARALAYEYLRFSPRHPFISDIRAWMSLLFLYKGTNSIEVFGIELDFCDAARSEPEILWLLDMLDWK; the protein is encoded by the coding sequence ATGGAAAATGGATTTCCTGGTGAAGTTCTGAAGGCTGTTTTCCCTCTACTGGATGGTAAAGACTTAGTCTTTTGCATGCTTGTATGCCGCCAATGGTGCGAAATTGCAAAGGATGATTACTTCTGGAAATGCATCTGCTCACGGAAATGGCCTTCCATCTGCAAACAGCCTCCTTCTGACACAAACTTCCAAAAGCTCTATTTAACGTTCTCCAAGCCACGGAAGACAGTGCACCTTCCTGTACCTAAGCTCACTTTTGAGGATCTGGTGTTTTACATTGACATGTGGCTTGAGGGATCACTAATCTTCTCTCAAGCAGTTTCAGGCTGCATTCTTCGAGCAGGTTTACAGAACACACCTGGCGGCATACCAGATGTACTTGTTGCACATCTGAATGCCGCAGACTGCATTTTGATGATGGAAGTCAAACCCAAGCTGACAGTCCCTATGGGGCCAGCCATCACCGTGTCTGTTCTTGCCCACCGCAAGGACACCAACAAGATGACTTGCATAATCAACACGTCGAGTTTTGATTACATTGACAGCAATGCAGCACGGGCGTTGGCATATGAATATCTCAGGTTTTCGCCCAGACACCCTTTCATATCAGACATCCGGGCCTGGATGTCCTTGCTTTTCCTGTATAAAGGAACAAACTCTATAGAGGTATTTGGTATTGAACTAGATTTTTGTGATGCGGCAAGGTCCGAGCCTGAGATCTTGTGGCTCTTAGACATGCTTGATTGGAAATAG